CGCGCAGCAGCTCGGCATCGACGTGTGGGAGGCCATCGACGCCGCCTCCACCAAGCCGTTCGGCTACCTGCGCTTCGTGCCGGGGCCGGGGGTCGGGGGTCACTGCCTGCCGATCGACCCCTCGTACCTGTCCTGGCGGGTCAAGCGCACCCTGGGACACAACTTCCGCTTCGTCGAACTGGCCAACGACGTCAACGACCACATGCCCGACCACGTGGTGGAGCGGCTGGCCCTCGCGCTGAACCAGCGACGCAAGCCCGTCAACGGCAGCCGGATGCTGCTGCTCGGGCTCGCCTACAAGAAGAACGCGGGGGACTGCCGCGAGTCCCCGGCGTTCGAGGTGGCCAAGGCCCTGTGCAAACTCGGCGCGGAGGTGCGGGCCGTGGACCCGCACGTGGAGGCCGCCCGGCTGCCCGCCGAGATCGAGATGGTCGACCTGACGGAGGCCGAGCTGGCCCGGGCCGACGCCGTCGTGGTCCTCACCGACCACGACTGCTTCGACTACGACCTGGTGCGCCGCGCCGGGACCTACGTCTTCGACGCGCGCAACCGCTGCCGCGGCCCCAACGTCGAGCTGCTGTGAAAGGGATGCCACCGATGCCGAGATTCGCCCGCCCCGCGGTGCTGCGCCTCCTGGCGGCGCTGTCGGTCCTGCTCGTGACCGGAGCGCCGCGCGCCTCCGGCGGCGCGCTCGCCGCGGCCCCCACCGGCGCCGGCCCGGCGGCGCGTCCGCGCATCCCGGCCGCGGACGTGCCGGCGGTCCAGCTGGGTGACGCCCTCGACCTCGCCCTGCTGGCCGGAGCGGGGGTCGTCAACGGCGGGATGACCACGGTCGCCGGGGACATCGCCGTGAGCCCGGGCACCACGGTCGACGGGTTCCCGCCGGGCCAGGTGCGCGGCATGGTCAACCGGGACGACGCCGAGGCCAGGCGGGAGAAGGCGGCCGCCATGCGCGCCTACAAGGACGCCGCCGGCCGGTCGCCGACCGCCGTCATCGCCCCGCAACTCGGCGGGACGACCATTCCCCCCGGCGTCTTCGCCACCCCCGGCCGCGTCTTCCAGATCTCCGGGACCCTCACCCTGGACGCACTGGGTGATCCGGACGCCGGTTTCGTCTTCCAGGCGGACACCCTCATCACCGACCGGGTGAGCAACATCAATCTGGTCAACGGCGCACAGCCGGACAACGTCGTCTGGCAGCTGAGAAGCACCGCCGATCTCGGCCGCTACTCGACGTTCCGGGGGAACGTCATGGCGCTCAGCAACGTGACGGTCCGGAGCGGAACGGCGCTCTACGGCCGCGCCATGGCGCTCGACGACAAGGTCGTCACCGAGGGCACCGACCGCCGGCCGACCACCCGGGCCACCCAGCCGGACAACCCGCCGACCGAGACCACGCTCACCTCGTCGGCCAACCCTTCGCATCGGAACCAGCCGGTGACCTTCACCGCCACCGTGACCGGGGACTTCCGGGGCTTCAACCCGACCAACAAGGTGCTGTTCAGGGACGGAGACCTGGTCATCGGCTCGGCGATGCTCGACCCGTCGGGCCACGCCTCCTTCACCACTTCCGGCCTCTCCGTCGGAACACACCCCATCACGGCCGTGTACGTGAACGGGGGAACCGCCTACAACGAGGGCTGGGTCGACTTCGCCCCCAGTCAGTCACCGGTGCTCAACCAGGTCGTCCTCAACTGACGACCCCGCGCGTGCCGGGGCGTCGTTCGCAGCAGGCCGGATCGGCCGATTCACCGCTCGGGGGAGACCCGTGATTTCTCGTTTCGTGACGCCGGTGGCGGCGTTGACCATCGCCTGCGGAGCCCTGGGGGCACCGGCGGCGGACGCGACACGCGGCCATGCGACCGAGTCGCCGCCCGCCGCCTGGCGCGCGCAGGCGGGGCCGCGCGAGGCGCTGCCGCGCGGCGACTGTCACCGCCGGCGCCGCGAATGCCGGCGGGGCCACCGGGTGACGACGCATCGCCATGGCGCGCGGCACCGGACGTTCGTGCTGGCGTACGAGCGCGGGCTGAGCAGGCTCGTCCTGGCGAGGCAGGGGGCCGGCCGGTCCGCCAGGCGCTGGATGCGCGAGTACGGCCCGGCCCGCGACCCGCGGCACCTCGCCGAGGTGACCGTGCCGGTGCGGGGACCCGCGGGACCGCCGGGACCACCCGGACCGCAGGGATCACCCGGTCAGACCGGTCCGGCGGGGCCGGCCGGACCGGCCGGAGCCAGCGCGAGTATCGACTCGGTGCTGCTCACGCTGCTGTTCCCGCCGTTCGCCACGAACTTCCTGGCCTACGCGGCCGGGGACGGCACGGTGTGGGTCAACGACCCCCGTACGTCCACGGGGAACTGGCACAGCCTCCGCGCGGTTCCGAACTACCCTGACGGAGTCGTCGGCGTCACCCTGACCCAGGCGGCCCTGCCGTTCAACACGTTGCTGGTCACGCTGCTGACCTCGGCCGGGACCATGTCCCAGACCACGTGCACCATCACCCCCGGCACGCCGCCGCCGGGTCCGGCCTGGGGGACGTCCTACTGCTTCCCCTTCGCCCCGCTCCCACCGCCGGCCTGACCGTGCGGTGCCGCGGAAAATATCATCCGGCAGAACGATTCTTATTACCGTGTGCGCCGCGTCCCGGGCGGCAAATATCAATAAATACTGATATGTACATCCAGGCGATATGTGTAGACCGTTTACCTATAGCGGTCGCCATCATTCAGGCGTAAAGTCTGTCCCAATCGCATATTGTTAGGGGGCCTCCTATGAGAGAACATAGGCCCATATTCGGTATCCCTCTCCAATTCTTCGGTGCTTCATTCCGCAAGTCCGATAAATCGGACATGGAGAGAGAGCCGCGCACCCGCCGGCCCGGCATTCCCGCCGTCCTCGCCGTCCTCCTCATCGCCCTGGGGACGGTCGTCGTCGCTCCGGAAGCCGCGATCGCCGACCAGGCGCCCATCGACCTCGGCGCCGCCAAGTCCTACGGCATCATCGGCGGGTCGGCGGTGACCAACACCAACAACACCTCCGTCCAGGGCGACCTCGGGGTGAGCCCCGGCAACACGGTCACCGGGTTCCCGCCCGGCACGGTGAGCGGCACGATCCACCCGGGAGACTCCGCCGCGGCGACGGCCAAGGCGGCCGTGGTCGCCGCCTACAACGACGCGGCGAGCCGCACCCCGGTCGTCACCGTCCCGGCCCAGCTCGGCGGCACCACCAAGACGCCAGGCGTCTACACCCCGCCGGGCGGCGGCGGGTTCCTTCTCTCGGGGACGCTCACGCTGGACGCGCAGGGTGATCCCGGCGCCGTCTTCCTCTTCCGGGGCTCCTCGCTGACCACGGCCAACGTCAGCAACATGAACCTGGTGAACGGCGCGCAGACCGACAACGTGTTCTTCCAGGTCACCGGCGGCGCGACCCTCGGCACCTTCTCCACCTTCCGCGGTAACGTCATCGCGCAGTCGTCGCTGACAGTGCACCCCGGCGCCGCACTGCGCGGACGGGGCTTCACCGTCAACGGCGGGGTCACCCTGCAGGGCACGACCACCGGACCGGCCACCCTGGTCATCGTGCCGAACGACCGGCCGACCGCCACCTCGGTGACCGCCTCGGCCAACCCCACGGTGCCGGGACAGGCGGTCACCTTCGCCGCCACGGTGCAGGCGACCGCCGGCACGGTGGTCCCCCAGGGCCAGCTCGTCTTCAAGGACGGCAAGTCCATCATCGACACCGAGACCCTCGACCCCTCCGGGCAGGCGTCCTTCACCACCTCGGCCCTCGCCCCCGGACAGCATTCGATCACCGCCGTCTACCTGGGTGGCGACGCATTCGACGGCGAGGCCCTCGTCCACTTCGCACCCAGCACATCCAGCCCGCTGGTCCAGGTGGTCACCATGGGCCTGTGGGACAACTCGGCGACCCCGGCCGAGCCGGACGTCAACGAGACCAGTCCGGTGGTGCTGGGAGTGAAGTTCCGGTCCGCCATCAGCGGGACGGTCACCGGCATCCGGTTCTACAAAGGCGTGAACAACACCGGCACCCACGTGGGCAGCCTGTGGAGCGCCGGCGGCACGCTGCTCGCCAGCGGCACCTTCACCGGCGAGACCGCCTCCGGCTGGCAGCGGATGAACTTCACCACGCCGGTGTCGATCAGCGCCGGCACCACCTACGTGGCCTCGTACACGACGGGTGGTCACTGGTCGCGCACCCTGAACTACTTCACCACCTCGTACACCAACGACCCGCTCACCGCGCCCTCCTCCGGCAGCTCGGGGGGGAACGGGGTGTACGTCTACGGCTCCGCCAACGCCTTCCCGTCCAGCACCTACCAGGCGAGCAACTACTGGGTCGACGTCGTGTTCGTGCCGTCGGAGTCGTTGTGGGACAGCTCGGCGACGCCGGCCGAGCCGGACGTCAACGAGACCTCCCCGGTGGTGCTGGGTGTGAAGTTCCGGTCCACCATCAGTGGCGTCATCAAAGGCATCCGGTTCTACAAGGGTCTGAACAACACCGGCTCGCACGTGGGAAGCCTGTGGAGCGCCGGCGGCGCGCTGCTCGCCGCGGGGACCTTCACGAACGAGTCCGCCTCC
The window above is part of the Sphaerisporangium rubeum genome. Proteins encoded here:
- a CDS encoding ice-binding family protein, whose amino-acid sequence is MPRFARPAVLRLLAALSVLLVTGAPRASGGALAAAPTGAGPAARPRIPAADVPAVQLGDALDLALLAGAGVVNGGMTTVAGDIAVSPGTTVDGFPPGQVRGMVNRDDAEARREKAAAMRAYKDAAGRSPTAVIAPQLGGTTIPPGVFATPGRVFQISGTLTLDALGDPDAGFVFQADTLITDRVSNINLVNGAQPDNVVWQLRSTADLGRYSTFRGNVMALSNVTVRSGTALYGRAMALDDKVVTEGTDRRPTTRATQPDNPPTETTLTSSANPSHRNQPVTFTATVTGDFRGFNPTNKVLFRDGDLVIGSAMLDPSGHASFTTSGLSVGTHPITAVYVNGGTAYNEGWVDFAPSQSPVLNQVVLN
- a CDS encoding DUF4082 domain-containing protein gives rise to the protein MEREPRTRRPGIPAVLAVLLIALGTVVVAPEAAIADQAPIDLGAAKSYGIIGGSAVTNTNNTSVQGDLGVSPGNTVTGFPPGTVSGTIHPGDSAAATAKAAVVAAYNDAASRTPVVTVPAQLGGTTKTPGVYTPPGGGGFLLSGTLTLDAQGDPGAVFLFRGSSLTTANVSNMNLVNGAQTDNVFFQVTGGATLGTFSTFRGNVIAQSSLTVHPGAALRGRGFTVNGGVTLQGTTTGPATLVIVPNDRPTATSVTASANPTVPGQAVTFAATVQATAGTVVPQGQLVFKDGKSIIDTETLDPSGQASFTTSALAPGQHSITAVYLGGDAFDGEALVHFAPSTSSPLVQVVTMGLWDNSATPAEPDVNETSPVVLGVKFRSAISGTVTGIRFYKGVNNTGTHVGSLWSAGGTLLASGTFTGETASGWQRMNFTTPVSISAGTTYVASYTTGGHWSRTLNYFTTSYTNDPLTAPSSGSSGGNGVYVYGSANAFPSSTYQASNYWVDVVFVPSESLWDSSATPAEPDVNETSPVVLGVKFRSTISGVIKGIRFYKGLNNTGSHVGSLWSAGGALLAAGTFTNESASGWQQLNFATPVSINANTTYIASYTTGGHWSRTLQYFTSQYRNGALYALADGEDGGNGVYVYGSANAFPSNTYQSSNYWVDVAFDIA